The Tachypleus tridentatus isolate NWPU-2018 chromosome 5, ASM421037v1, whole genome shotgun sequence genome includes a window with the following:
- the LOC143251144 gene encoding mitochondrial carnitine/acylcarnitine carrier protein-like produces the protein MSPEKDDKATAKQNKISPGKNFIAGGVGGACCVATGHPLDTIKVRLQTMPKPAPGQPPMFTGTFDCARKTVVNEGFLGLYKGMGAPLAGVMPVFAVCFFGFGLGKKIQQKHPNEELTLLQIFNAGMIAGVFTTVIMTPGERIKCLLQIQQAAGSAATTRYKGPVDCVRQLYKEGGIRSIYRGTCATLLRDVPASGTWFLTYEFLQKMLLPKGKSRSEISPIRTMFAGGMAGVFNWIVAIGPDVLKSRLQTAPQGTYPRGIRDVFRRTLAEEGVTALYRGLTPVMLRAFPANAACFLGFEVAMKALNWAAPSW, from the exons ATGTCGCCAGAAAAAGACGATAAAGCtacagcaaaacaaaacaaaattagtcCCGGTAAAAACTTTATAGCTGGTGGAGTTGGTGGTGCTTGTTGTGTTGCTACCGGCCATCCGTTAGATACTATTAAG gtGAGACTGCAGACAATGCCAAAACCAGCTCCAGGTCAGCCACCCATGTTTACAGGAACATTTGACTGTGCCAGGAAAACAGTTGTGAATGAG gGTTTTCTAGGATTGTACAAGGGTATGGGAGCTCCGTTAGCTGGGGTAATGCCTGTGTTTGCAGTCTGTTTTTTTGGATTTGGGCTTGGGAAAAAGATACAACAGAAACATCCTAATGAAGAACTGAC CCTTCTACAGATATTTAATGCTGGAATGATAGCTGGTGTTTTTACTACAGTTATCATGACTCCAGGAGAAAGAATAAAGTGCCTTCTTCAG atCCAGCAAGCTGCTGGCAGTGCTGCAACCACTAGATACAAAGGTCCGGTGGATTGTGTGCGTCAGCTTTACAAAGAAGGAGGGATCCGAAGCATCTACAGAGGAACTTGTGCTACCTTGCTCAGAG ACGTTCCTGCTAGTGGAACCTGGTTTTTGACATACGAGTTTCTTCAGAAAATGCTGTTGCCAAAAGGAAAAAG TCGAAGTGAGATTAGTCCAATTCGGACCATGTTTGCTGGTGGTATGGCTGGAGTATTTAATTGGATTGTTGCTATTGGTCCAGATGTTTTGAAGTCCCGTCTTCAGACAG CACCACAAGGCACTTATCCACGAGGGATTAGGGACGTTTTTCGCCGAACTTTGGCAGAAGAAGGTGTGACTGCTCTTTATCGTGGACTCACTCCTGTAATGCTACGAGCCTTCCCTGCTAATGCA gcCTGTTTTTTAGGGTTTGAGGTAGCAATGAAGGCTCTCAATTGGGCAGCCCCAAGTTGgtaa